From the Vulpes lagopus strain Blue_001 chromosome 22, ASM1834538v1, whole genome shotgun sequence genome, one window contains:
- the WNT6 gene encoding protein Wnt-6, which translates to MLPPAPSPLGLLLLLLLCPAHVGGLWWAVGSPLVMDPTSICRKARRLAGRQAELCQAEPEVVAELARGARLGVRECQFQFRFRRWNCSSHSKAFGRILQQDIRETAFVFAITAAGASHAVTQACSMGELLQCGCQAPRGRAPPRPPGLPGTPGPPGPSGSPDGSATWEWGGCGDDVDFGDEKSRLFMDARHKRGRGDIRALVQLHNNEAGRLAVRSHTRTECKCHGLSGSCALRTCWQKLPPFREVGARLLERFHGASRVMGTNDGKALLPAVRTLKPPGRADLLYAADSPDFCAPNRRTGSPGTRGRACNSSAPDLSGCDLLCCGRGHRQESVQLEENCLCRFHWCCVVQCHRCRVRKELSLCL; encoded by the exons GGCGGTGGGCAGCCCCCTGGTCATGGACCCTACCAGCATCTGCAGGAAAGCGCGGCGGCTGGCAGGGCGGCAGGCTGAGCTGTGCCAGGCTGAGCCAGAAGTGGTGGCGGAGCTAGCCCGGGGCGCCCGGCTTGGGGTGCGAGAGTGCCAGTTCCAGTTCCGTTTCCGCCGCTGGAACTGTTCCAGCCACAGCAAGGCCTTCGGGCGCATCCTGCAGCAGG ACATCCGGGAGACGGCCTTTGTGTTTGCCATCACGGCTGCGGGCGCCAGCCACGCGGTCACGCAGGCCTGCTCCATGGGGGAGCTGCTGCAGTGCGGCTGCCAGGCGCCCCGCGGCcgggccccgcccaggccccctGGCCTGCCTGgcaccccggggcccccggggccctCCGGCTCCCCCGATGGCAGCGCCACCTGGGAGTGGGGAGGCTGTGGCGACGACGTGGACTTCGGGGACGAGAAATCAAGGCTCTTTATGGATGCCCGGCACAAGCGGGGTCGTGGAGACATCCGTGCATTGGTGCAACTTCACAACAATGAGGCAGGCCGTCTG GCCGTGCGGAGCCACACGCGCACCGAGTGCAAGTGCCACGGGCTGTCGGGCTCGTGCGCGCTGCGAACCTGCTGGCAGAAGCTGCCCCCGTTCCGCGAGGTGGGCGCGCGGCTGCTCGAGCGCTTCCACGGCGCCTCGCGCGTCATGGGAACCAACGACGGCAAGGCCCTGCTGCCCGCCGTCCGCACCCTGAAGCCGCCGGGCCGCGCCGACCTCCTCTACGCAGCCGACTCGCCCGACTTCTGCGCGCCCAACCGGCGCACCGGCTCTCCGGGCACGCGAGGCCGCGCGTGCAACAGCAGCGCCCCGGACCTCAGCGGCTGCGACCTGCTGTGCTGCGGCCGCGGGCACCGCCAGGAGAGCGTGCAGCTCGAGGAGAACTGCCTGTGCCGCTTCCACTGGTGCTGCGTCGTGCAGTGCCACCGCTGCCGCGTGCGCAAGGagctcagcctctgcctctgA